One window from the genome of Molothrus ater isolate BHLD 08-10-18 breed brown headed cowbird chromosome 5, BPBGC_Mater_1.1, whole genome shotgun sequence encodes:
- the CHRM2 gene encoding muscarinic acetylcholine receptor M2 isoform X2 yields the protein MNNSTYINSSSENVMALESPYKTVEVVFIVLVAGSLSLVTIIGNILVMVSIKVNRHLQTVNNYFLFSLACADLIIGIFSMNLYTLYTVIGYWPLGPVVCDLWLALDYVVSNASVMNLLIISFDRYFCVTKPLTYPVKRTTKMAGMMIAAAWVLSFILWAPAILFWQFIVGGRTVPDGDCYIQFFSNPAVTFGTAIAAFYLPVIIMTVLYWQISRASKSRIKKGKKEAAQNQETVSPSLVQGKIVKPNNNNIPTSGDGLEHSKIQNGKTSEETVTNNCVQGEKESSNDSTSISAVASNLKEDEATKDARQASASQDHVKAENSKLTCIRIATKSQKGDCCAPTNTTVEIVGTNGEEKQNSVARKIVKMTKQPAKKKPPPSREKKVTRTILAILLAFIITWTPYNVMVLINSFCTSCIPGTVWTLGYWLCYINSTVNPACYALCNATFKKTFKDLLMCHYKNIGATR from the coding sequence ATGAATAACTCAACGTACATAAACTCTTCCTCTGAAAATGTGATGGCCTTGGAGAGCCCCTATAAAACTGTTGAGGTGGTGTTCATCGTCCTGGTGGCAGGGTCCCTCAGCCTAGTCACCATAATTGGGAACATCCTGGTCATGGTGTCAATCAAAGTCAACAGGCACCTCCAGACTGTCAACAATTATTTCCTGTTCAGCCTGGCCTGCGCTGACTTGATCATCGGCATCTTTTCCATGAACCTGTACACCCTGTACACTGTGATAGGCTACTGGCCCTTGGGGCCCGTGGTGTGTGACCTCTGGCTGGCTCTGGACTACGTGGTCAGCAATGCCTCAGTAATGAACCTGCTCATTATCAGCTTTGACAGGTACTTTTGTGTCACCAAGCCCCTGACGTATCCCGTGAAGCGGACCACGAAGATGGCCGGCATGATGATCGCAGCCGCCTGGGTGCTGTCCTTCATCCTCTGGGCCCCTGCAATTCTCTTCTGGCAATTCATTGTGGGAGGAAGGACTGTCCCAGACGGGGACTGCTACATCCAGTTTTTTTCCAACCCTGCTGTCACTTTTGGCACTGCCATTGCAGCCTTCTATTTGCCTGTTATCATCATGACTGTCCTTTACTGGCAAATCTCCCGAGCCAGTAAGAGTCggataaagaaaggaaaaaaggaagctgCCCAAAACCAAGAAACAGTTTCCCCCAGCCTTGTCCAAGGTAAAATAGTGAAACCAAACAATAACAATATCCCGACCAGCGGGGATGGGTTGGAGCACAGCAAAATTCAGAATGGAAAAACCAGTGAAGAGACTGTGACCAATAACTGTGTTCAAGGGGAGAAGGAGAGCTCCAACGACTCCACCTCCATCAGTGCGGTCGCTTCCAACTTGAAAGAGGATGAAGCTACCAAAGATGCCAGACAGGCTTCTGCCTCCCAAGACCATGTCAAAGCAGAGAACTCCAAGCTGACATGCATCAGGATAGCCACCAAGTCCCAAAAGGGGGACTGCTGTGCCCCAACCAACACTACCGTGGAGATCGTTGGCACAAACGGGGAGGAGAAGCAGAACAGCGTGGCCCGGAAAATCGTCAAGATGACAAAGCAGCCAGCCAAAAAGAAACCACCCCCTTCTAGAGAGAAAAAGGTGACAAGGACAATTCTGGCCATCCTCCTGGCCTTCATCATCACCTGGACCCCATACAATGTGATGGTGCTCATCAACAGCTTCTGCACATCCTGCATCCCCGGCACTGTGTGGACCCTGGGTTACTGGCTCTGTTACATCAACAGCACCGTCAACCCCGCCTGCTACGCGCTCTGCAACGCCACCTTCAAGAAGACCTTTAAGGACCTTCTCATGTGTCATTACAAGAATATAGGAGCTACAAGGTaa
- the CHRM2 gene encoding muscarinic acetylcholine receptor M2 isoform X1: protein MNNSTYINSSSENVMALESPYKTVEVVFIVLVAGSLSLVTIIGNILVMVSIKVNRHLQTVNNYFLFSLACADLIIGIFSMNLYTLYTVIGYWPLGPVVCDLWLALDYVVSNASVMNLLIISFDRYFCVTKPLTYPVKRTTKMAGMMIAAAWVLSFILWAPAILFWQFIVGGRTVPDGDCYIQFFSNPAVTFGTAIAAFYLPVIIMTVLYWQISRASKSRIKKGKKEAAQNQETVSPSLVQGKIVKPNNNNIPTSGDGLEHSKIQNGKTSEETVTNNCVQGEKESSNDSTSISAVASNLKEDEATKDARQASASQDHVKAENSKLTCIRIATKSQKGDCCAPTNTTVEIVGTNGEEKQNSVARKIVKMTKQPAKKKPPPSREKKVTRTILAILLAFIITWTPYNVMVLINSFCTSCIPGTVWTLGYWLCYINSTVNPACYALCNATFKKTFKDLLMCHYKNIGATRFHFPPE, encoded by the coding sequence ATGAATAACTCAACGTACATAAACTCTTCCTCTGAAAATGTGATGGCCTTGGAGAGCCCCTATAAAACTGTTGAGGTGGTGTTCATCGTCCTGGTGGCAGGGTCCCTCAGCCTAGTCACCATAATTGGGAACATCCTGGTCATGGTGTCAATCAAAGTCAACAGGCACCTCCAGACTGTCAACAATTATTTCCTGTTCAGCCTGGCCTGCGCTGACTTGATCATCGGCATCTTTTCCATGAACCTGTACACCCTGTACACTGTGATAGGCTACTGGCCCTTGGGGCCCGTGGTGTGTGACCTCTGGCTGGCTCTGGACTACGTGGTCAGCAATGCCTCAGTAATGAACCTGCTCATTATCAGCTTTGACAGGTACTTTTGTGTCACCAAGCCCCTGACGTATCCCGTGAAGCGGACCACGAAGATGGCCGGCATGATGATCGCAGCCGCCTGGGTGCTGTCCTTCATCCTCTGGGCCCCTGCAATTCTCTTCTGGCAATTCATTGTGGGAGGAAGGACTGTCCCAGACGGGGACTGCTACATCCAGTTTTTTTCCAACCCTGCTGTCACTTTTGGCACTGCCATTGCAGCCTTCTATTTGCCTGTTATCATCATGACTGTCCTTTACTGGCAAATCTCCCGAGCCAGTAAGAGTCggataaagaaaggaaaaaaggaagctgCCCAAAACCAAGAAACAGTTTCCCCCAGCCTTGTCCAAGGTAAAATAGTGAAACCAAACAATAACAATATCCCGACCAGCGGGGATGGGTTGGAGCACAGCAAAATTCAGAATGGAAAAACCAGTGAAGAGACTGTGACCAATAACTGTGTTCAAGGGGAGAAGGAGAGCTCCAACGACTCCACCTCCATCAGTGCGGTCGCTTCCAACTTGAAAGAGGATGAAGCTACCAAAGATGCCAGACAGGCTTCTGCCTCCCAAGACCATGTCAAAGCAGAGAACTCCAAGCTGACATGCATCAGGATAGCCACCAAGTCCCAAAAGGGGGACTGCTGTGCCCCAACCAACACTACCGTGGAGATCGTTGGCACAAACGGGGAGGAGAAGCAGAACAGCGTGGCCCGGAAAATCGTCAAGATGACAAAGCAGCCAGCCAAAAAGAAACCACCCCCTTCTAGAGAGAAAAAGGTGACAAGGACAATTCTGGCCATCCTCCTGGCCTTCATCATCACCTGGACCCCATACAATGTGATGGTGCTCATCAACAGCTTCTGCACATCCTGCATCCCCGGCACTGTGTGGACCCTGGGTTACTGGCTCTGTTACATCAACAGCACCGTCAACCCCGCCTGCTACGCGCTCTGCAACGCCACCTTCAAGAAGACCTTTAAGGACCTTCTCATGTGTCATTACAAGAATATAGGAGCTACAAG